The Bombus affinis isolate iyBomAffi1 chromosome 17, iyBomAffi1.2, whole genome shotgun sequence genome includes a region encoding these proteins:
- the LOC126926298 gene encoding fatty acyl-CoA reductase 1-like produces MLPGTFLLIGKGFATAVRGRRDTNLDVVPVDFVVDMIICTAWHITLHRDHEVKVYNCASNAYPFKFGPMVDAMVKCSIDTPLNDTLWYPGCSVVANRYIYNVLSVIPLVLPAFVIDIFLRLRGSKPITSRK; encoded by the exons ATGTTACCAGGTACCTTTCTGCTAATCGGCAAAGGATTTGCAACAGCGGTACGGGGTAGGAGAGATACAAACTTGGATGTGGTGCCTGTCGATTTCGTCGTCGACATGATAATATGTACTGCATGGCATATCACGCTGCATCGTGATCACGAAGTTAAAGTATACAACTGCGCGAGTAACGCATACCCttttaa GTTTGGTCCGATGGTAGATGCTATGGTAAAATGTAGCATAGATACCCCACTGAACGATACGCTATGGTACCCAGGTTGTTCAGTCGTAGCTAATAGATATATTTACAACGTTCTGAGTGTAATTCCGCTTGTTTTACCTGCGTTCGTCatagatatatttttaagaCTCCGAGGTAGTAAACCAAT AACTTCTCGGAAATAG